Within the Thermoplasmata archaeon genome, the region GTTCGAGGGCGATCCCCTCGTCCCTTAGTAGCAGATGTCCACGGCCTCCGTGATCACAACGGTCGAACGCTGCGGGCCTTGCATCTGCAAGAGGATGAAGAAGGCCACGACACAGGTCGACGCCGTGATCCCGAACGAGAAGGTGACCGAATCGCCGCAAATCTCGCCTCCTGCGGGACCGAGGCTTGTCCGTCGTCGGCGGGGCATGGTTTATGCGTGCCCGGGAGATGGCGGCCGCGTCCTGGAACGTTGCACGGTTTCCAAGAGGTTCATCCATGACGCGCTCGGAGCGGCGCTTTGCCCTCACGGTCTTCGGCACCGTGATTCTGGTCGTGTTCTCCGCCGTCCTCGTGTCCGTGCTGACGAAGCCGCCCCCGCCCCCTCCGCTCCCCATCGTCCCTGCCGCGACTCCCATCCAGCACATCGTGGAGATCATGCAGGAGAACCATGCGTTCGACAACTACTTCGGCACGTACCCGGGGGCGTACGGTCTGCCGCCGGGCATCGCGCTTCCCGACGGACACGGCGGGACCGTGAGCCCGCACTGGATCAACGGGACCTCGACCCCCGACCCGCCCCACGACCGCGCGAGCGAGATCGCGGAGTACGCCGGCGGTCTCAACGACCGGTTCGTGATCGTCGCGAACGCCGCCGGGGCGGGCCTCGGCGACGCGGCCATGGGCTACTACGACGCGTCGCAGATTCCGGGCTACTGGGCGCTCGCGTCGCGGGACGTCCTCGCGGACCACTACTTCGCGCCGGTCCTCGGACCCACGACCCCGAACCGCCTGTACGCGATCGCGGGCCAAGGCGGCGGCGTCACGTCGGACTTCGTCCTCCAGGGGAGCCTGTCCTTCCCTACGATCTTCGACCAGATGGAGACGAAGGGGGTGAGCTGGAAGTACTACTACACATCGAGCTTCCTGTTCCCCGCCCCGCCCCTCGACTTCTCCCAGATCGCCTCGAATCCGTCGATGACGGCCAAGATCGTCCCCCTCTCGAACTTGGCGGGGGACCTGAAGACGGCTCCCCTGGCGAACGTGACCATGATTGACACGAGCAACGACGAGGCCGTCAACGAGCATCCCCCGGGAAACGTGACCGTGGGCGAGCGGTGGGTCCTGGGCATCCTCCAGCTGC harbors:
- a CDS encoding alkaline phosphatase family protein translates to MTRSERRFALTVFGTVILVVFSAVLVSVLTKPPPPPPLPIVPAATPIQHIVEIMQENHAFDNYFGTYPGAYGLPPGIALPDGHGGTVSPHWINGTSTPDPPHDRASEIAEYAGGLNDRFVIVANAAGAGLGDAAMGYYDASQIPGYWALASRDVLADHYFAPVLGPTTPNRLYAIAGQGGGVTSDFVLQGSLSFPTIFDQMETKGVSWKYYYTSSFLFPAPPLDFSQIASNPSMTAKIVPLSNLAGDLKTAPLANVTMIDTSNDEAVNEHPPGNVTVGERWVLGILQLLEARPDWNATAMFLTWDESGGYYDHVPPPQVDAYGYGFRVPLLIVSPYARAGWIDHDVLDHTSILKFIAVNWGLPALTAREANASAMFDAFTFPTPSDPPRPSFAADRTPSLGVPGDSRLALGTARPVEVPAALSSEVDPTTRLETRLWPKHSVGPPRRSASCT